In one Corallococcus sp. EGB genomic region, the following are encoded:
- a CDS encoding DUF3857 domain-containing protein produces the protein MSRFTSLAALVVLTCPVLGLAKPNADDRAREYAAEAVKAANSPRGGAALLRMHALVDDVEDLTPLVSTYQQIASRRTSDANTRTTAQLLLMDAERSRGRMVRANEVRQWLGFINDYYVVGGFENEGKAGCDTDFGPEAANLDLTARYPGAKGHEATWRKLSVTSADGYVDLATAVRPNKESVAYALTWLEVPQDSRVALGLGTSGGYRLWVNGQLASKEDRYNLPRPDQTRVSVKLKKGLNRVLLKVCQESGPLGFYLRSESASARASLPARAPALERMPAPAPQPLPTLTSSLRTLVEKNPDDAQLRGDYAQVLAFFRAYDEREHTATAEAALAAENAPSDARLQVLAANTQTDDLNERRRFLEAAVKADPTYAPARLALADHELDRGHPERVQPLLTPILEVEDGRNVPGARLLLARAAEALGERARAHALVEEAFRQQPRVPRVVRVAAAASRQLDRDQEAMDRMRVVLALRYDDTATRRQLAAMLADAGKVDAAEREYAKLTDLNPFDNGSRVRLAELKAANGAVEEAAVLFTEAKALSPDEPEVYEREGRALLAAGLREPALAAFEKSLALRPQNPGLKEALRTLKGESESAGTQYLVDAKPLSKEAEGYMNEDALYLVDNSYVRVQKSGLASRLQQVVVRVYNQRGVDAFRSVPVTYSPDRQEVRVLRARVTKPDGSVVDSYGDADRNINEPWTGMYYDARARILSFPSLAPGDTLELTYRLDDTAQDNLLSDYWGDVESVQGVYPKVRFQYVVDMPKERPLYWNKSRLAGVEQQQESPEAGRTVYRFGAKHVSKVVPEPGMPGWAEVAQNLHISTYKTWDQVGHYWWGLVRDQLQPNAELKSTVDQVLTGVDRKDQLAVVRAIYAFVVTNTRYVALEFGIHGFKPYRVDRVLARRFGDCKDKASLIHAMLKVAGVDSRLVLLRMRNLGSLDAEPASLAAFNHAIAYVPKFDLYLDGTAEFHGARELPSADRVANVLVVDPNGTSNFLTTPEAKADDNKTTLSMDVALRPDGSAEVKGVSSVSGQSAPDYRRAYRPESTRKSTFERAWAQSFPGLTVREVKLSDTTRLDDDVTLDFAMGIPRYTEVLPGGSLRFLPFGTGRTYQQAYASLAERRFDLVMQSPWVNTFKLRYTLPGGYTVAEMPQAVEETTPFGRVKLSYRVENGALIADGEVALTVARIKADEYPQFREFLGRVDRAFGRRILLQGPGQKTASR, from the coding sequence ATGTCGCGTTTCACATCGCTGGCCGCACTTGTCGTGCTCACCTGTCCCGTGCTGGGGCTCGCGAAGCCGAACGCGGACGACCGGGCCCGCGAGTACGCGGCCGAAGCCGTCAAGGCCGCCAACTCGCCGCGCGGCGGCGCCGCCCTGCTGCGCATGCACGCGCTGGTGGATGACGTGGAGGACCTCACCCCGCTGGTGAGCACCTACCAGCAGATCGCGTCGCGCCGCACGTCGGATGCGAACACGCGCACCACCGCGCAGCTGCTCCTCATGGACGCGGAGCGCTCACGCGGCCGCATGGTGCGCGCCAACGAGGTCCGCCAGTGGCTGGGCTTCATCAACGACTACTACGTCGTGGGCGGCTTCGAGAACGAGGGCAAGGCCGGCTGCGACACGGACTTCGGTCCGGAGGCCGCCAACCTGGACCTCACCGCGCGCTACCCCGGCGCCAAGGGCCACGAGGCCACCTGGCGCAAGCTGTCCGTCACGTCCGCGGATGGCTACGTGGACCTGGCCACCGCCGTGCGCCCCAACAAGGAGTCCGTGGCGTACGCGCTCACCTGGCTGGAGGTGCCGCAGGACTCGCGCGTGGCGCTGGGCCTGGGCACCTCCGGCGGCTACCGCCTGTGGGTGAACGGGCAGCTCGCGTCCAAGGAGGACCGCTACAACCTGCCCCGCCCGGACCAGACGCGCGTGTCCGTGAAGCTCAAGAAGGGCCTCAACCGCGTGCTCTTGAAGGTGTGCCAGGAGTCCGGCCCGCTGGGCTTCTACCTGCGCTCGGAGTCCGCGTCCGCCCGCGCCTCGCTGCCCGCCAGGGCCCCCGCCCTGGAGCGCATGCCCGCGCCCGCGCCGCAGCCCCTGCCCACGCTGACCTCGTCGCTGCGCACGCTGGTGGAGAAGAACCCGGACGACGCCCAGCTGCGCGGCGACTACGCCCAGGTGCTGGCCTTCTTCCGCGCGTATGACGAGCGCGAGCACACCGCCACCGCCGAGGCCGCGCTCGCGGCGGAGAACGCCCCCAGCGACGCGCGCCTCCAGGTCCTGGCCGCCAACACCCAGACGGACGACCTCAACGAGCGCCGCCGCTTCCTGGAGGCCGCCGTGAAGGCGGACCCCACCTACGCCCCCGCGCGCCTCGCGCTGGCGGACCACGAGCTGGACCGCGGCCACCCGGAGCGCGTGCAGCCGCTGCTCACCCCCATCCTGGAGGTGGAGGACGGCCGCAACGTGCCGGGCGCGCGGCTGCTGCTCGCTCGCGCGGCGGAGGCCCTGGGCGAGCGCGCCCGGGCGCACGCGCTGGTGGAGGAGGCCTTCCGTCAGCAGCCGCGCGTGCCCCGCGTGGTGCGCGTGGCCGCCGCCGCGTCCCGCCAGCTGGACCGCGACCAGGAGGCCATGGACCGCATGCGCGTGGTGCTGGCGCTGCGCTACGACGACACGGCCACCCGCCGGCAGCTGGCCGCCATGCTCGCGGACGCGGGCAAGGTGGACGCCGCCGAGCGCGAGTACGCGAAGCTCACCGACCTGAACCCCTTCGACAACGGCAGCCGCGTGCGCCTGGCGGAGCTCAAGGCCGCCAACGGCGCCGTGGAGGAGGCCGCCGTCCTCTTCACGGAGGCCAAGGCCCTCTCCCCGGACGAGCCGGAGGTGTATGAGCGCGAGGGCCGCGCGCTGCTCGCCGCCGGTCTGCGCGAGCCCGCCCTGGCCGCCTTCGAGAAGTCGCTCGCGCTGCGCCCGCAGAACCCCGGCCTCAAGGAGGCCCTGCGCACCCTCAAGGGTGAGTCCGAGAGCGCGGGCACCCAGTACCTGGTGGACGCGAAGCCCCTGTCCAAGGAGGCCGAGGGCTACATGAACGAGGACGCCCTGTACCTCGTGGACAACAGCTACGTGCGCGTGCAGAAGAGCGGCCTGGCCAGCCGCCTCCAGCAGGTGGTGGTGCGCGTGTACAACCAGCGCGGCGTGGACGCGTTCCGCAGCGTGCCGGTGACGTACTCGCCGGACCGCCAGGAGGTGCGCGTGCTGCGCGCCCGCGTGACCAAGCCGGACGGCTCCGTGGTGGACAGCTACGGCGACGCGGACCGCAACATCAACGAGCCCTGGACGGGCATGTACTACGACGCCCGCGCGCGCATCCTGTCGTTCCCGTCGCTGGCCCCCGGTGACACGCTGGAGCTCACCTACCGCCTGGACGACACCGCGCAGGACAACCTGCTGTCGGACTACTGGGGCGACGTGGAGAGCGTGCAGGGCGTCTACCCGAAGGTGCGCTTCCAGTACGTCGTGGACATGCCCAAGGAGCGGCCGCTGTACTGGAACAAGAGCCGCCTGGCGGGCGTGGAGCAGCAGCAGGAGTCCCCGGAGGCCGGCCGCACCGTGTACCGCTTCGGCGCGAAGCACGTCTCCAAGGTGGTGCCGGAGCCGGGCATGCCGGGCTGGGCGGAGGTCGCCCAGAACCTGCACATCTCCACGTACAAGACGTGGGACCAGGTGGGCCACTACTGGTGGGGCCTCGTGCGGGATCAGCTCCAGCCCAACGCGGAGCTGAAGTCCACGGTGGACCAGGTGCTCACCGGCGTGGACCGCAAGGACCAGCTGGCCGTGGTGCGCGCCATCTACGCGTTCGTCGTCACCAACACCCGCTACGTGGCGCTGGAGTTCGGCATCCACGGCTTCAAGCCGTACCGCGTGGACCGCGTGCTCGCGCGCCGCTTCGGCGACTGCAAGGACAAGGCGAGCCTCATCCACGCCATGCTGAAGGTGGCGGGCGTGGACAGCCGGCTGGTGCTGCTGCGCATGCGCAACCTGGGCTCGCTGGACGCGGAGCCCGCGTCGCTGGCGGCCTTCAACCACGCCATCGCGTACGTGCCCAAGTTCGACCTGTACCTGGACGGCACCGCGGAGTTCCACGGGGCCAGGGAGCTCCCCAGCGCGGACCGCGTGGCCAACGTGCTGGTGGTGGACCCCAACGGCACCAGCAACTTCCTCACCACCCCCGAGGCGAAGGCGGACGACAACAAGACGACGCTGAGCATGGACGTGGCGCTGCGTCCGGACGGCAGCGCGGAGGTGAAGGGCGTGAGCAGCGTGTCCGGCCAGTCCGCGCCGGACTACCGCCGCGCGTACCGCCCGGAGTCCACGCGCAAGTCCACCTTCGAGCGCGCGTGGGCGCAGAGCTTCCCCGGCCTCACCGTGCGCGAGGTGAAGCTCAGCGACACCACCCGCCTGGACGACGACGTGACGCTGGACTTCGCCATGGGCATCCCGCGCTACACGGAGGTGCTGCCCGGCGGCAGCCTGCGCTTCCTGCCCTTCGGCACGGGGCGCACGTACCAGCAGGCCTACGCGTCGCTCGCCGAGCGCCGCTTCGACCTGGTGATGCAGAGCCCCTGGGTGAACACCTTCAAGCTGCGCTACACGCTGCCCGGCGGCTACACCGTGGCGGAGATGCCGCAGGCGGTGGAGGAGACCACCCCGTTCGGCCGCGTGAAGCTCAGCTACCGCGTGGAGAACGGGGCGCTCATCGCCGACGGCGAGGTGGCCCTCACCGTCGCCCGCATCAAGGCGGACGAGTACCCGCAGTTCCGCGAGTTCCTGGGCCGCGTGGACCGCGCCTTCGGCCGCCGCATCCTCCTCCAGGGGCCGGGGCAGAAGACGGCTTCGCGGTAA